GCCAGATTCTACTAGATACAGACCTACCCAGTTATTTCCCCTGTTTCTGAATGTATAATTGAATGGGCATACATAGAAATGAAAGAACTCTCACATTAGTTTCTGATCTGTAGAATATGAGCTATTAAGTAGTTGTAAGAAAGGCCAACCGGAAGCCCCTGAAACTGCTCCTTGACAATggacaacataaataaaaaccttgTCACATTTTAGGGGACTGGCAGAGTTTAGTGCCTCCCTCAAAACTTTAAAGAATGCAAGAATGATGGTCACTGTCatattcacaatttttaaaaaattttttaaatgtatttttgagagagagagagagagtaaggaaaggggcagagagagagggagacacagaatgcgaagcaagctccaggatctGGGCCGTTggcacagcccgacatggggcttgaacccacgaaccgtgagatcatgacctgagctgaagtcagacgcctaattgactgagccacccaggcacccctgtcatatTCACATTTAATTCACCAGTCTGTCCTCTGCAAAAATTGATGGACCATGGCAGATAGCAAGAAGACTAACACAAATTTGATCAAGAAGTGGCTCCAACTACACCTGTTATGCTAGATGTGATAGCTTTCTAGAAGAGTTCAACAGGTACATGGTGTGCAGCCACTGATCTGGCAAATGTATTCTTTTCCACACCCATCTGAAAAGATGATCACATAGGATGGGCAACAGTATACATTCATGGTCTTGACCCACTGTCATGTTAATTCACATGCTCTCTGTCCATAAGATAGTCTAAAGGGACCTGAACTTTTTGGAAAACATCATATTGGCCCAGTATGCCAATACCATCATGTTAATCAGACATAATAAGAAGTAAATGTCAATTGGTCTGGATGTCTTAGTAAGTAAGGCACATGTACTCCAGAACATGAGGCAGAAACTACACAAAGATTAGAGGCTTACCACATCAGTAAAGTTTTTAGGGGTTCAATGATCTGAAATTTTCCAGGACATTCCCTCCAAAGAAAAGAACAAGCCATTGCACAAAGTACCTCTTACCaccaagaagaaaacacatttggtAGACATATTCGGGTTTTGGAGGCAGCATATTCTGCACTTGGAAAATACTGCTATGACCCATTTATAAGTGGATACAAGTTGGTACCTTTGACTGGGGCCCAGAGCAAGAATGGGCTCTGAAAGGTCAAGGCTGAGGCATAAGCAAATGCTATATAACTCAATAAATCCCATGATACTTGAGCTATCTGGGGTAGACAACAACACGGTATGAAACCTCTGGCTACCTACCAGTCAATTCAAATATTTGGTCATCCATGGATTTCTAAATTAAATTGATTCAAGTTTACCTCATATGTGCTTACTGTATTCCAGGCCCTGTCCTGGACACCAAAGACACAAAGATGTAATAAAACCCATCCCCTGTTCCCAAGTAACTCAGAGTCTAATTTTACTCTTACTATTGCATGCTGTTTGATTCATCCATTCTTCTATCCTTCCTGGCATTTGCTAAGTAAGATTCAGGTAGTAACAAAGAGGGGTCAGATGGGGAAAAACTTGAGAACAATTCTATTAACTAAAAATATACTACACATTAGGCCAAGACCACCATGATTTGATTTGAACAATCCATATTagtcatgatttatttttaagtttgagagagagtgagcatgagcatgagaaggggatggtcaaagagacagagagaaagagagaatcctaagcaggctcagcactgtcagtgtggagcccaatgcaaggctcaaatccacaaactgtgagatcatgacctgagtggaaaccaagagttggatagttaaccgactgagccacccaggcatcccagtcaAGCTTTAACAATAAAATCTCATTTACTGAGTCCATACTATATGCACACActtcatatacatttattttccccAATAATTCTGCAAGGTATTATCATCTCTCACTCTCCACATGGAAAGATGGAGGATTATTAGGCAATTAAGTAAAACATCCAAGTCACATACAGAGTGGTGGAGCTCAGATTTGAATGTATGACTACTGCTAGCACCTCAAACCCTCTTTACCATTACACCTTACTACCTTCGTGCTACTTCCAGCAGTCAGTCCACAgtggtctaaaaatattttaatctgttccaactctttcatttaacatatctGCCGCCCTCCAGTGACCAGTGAGCTCTTCAAAGCACtccttttcggggcgcctgggtggcgcagtcggttaagcgtccgacttcagccaggtcacgatctcgcggtccgtgagttcgagccccgcgtcaggctctgggctgatggctcggagcctggagcctgtttccgattctgtgtctccctctctctgcccctcccccggtcatgctctgtctctctctgtcccaaaaataaataaaaaagcgttggaaaaaaaaaaaaattaaaaaaaaaaaaaaacaaaaaaaaacaaagcactcCTTTTCATTTGTGATCAGGAGATTCTTATAGAGGAAATGCAAATGTCTTCTCTCTAGGATCATTTAGTTAAAGGGAACACTCACTCAAGCTAGCTTAAACAAATAGTAATGGTGGCAGAGGGAGGTATTTTAACAACAAAGGAATGGAAGCTGAAACAGagcagacctgagctgaaaccaagagtcagatgcttacccactgagtcacccaagcacccctgattcggcaaagttttgtagttttcagggtagcagtcttttgcctccttggtgAAGTTTGTTTCTaagtatattattctttttgatgctattgtaagtggagttgttttcttaatttcctttttggcttgttcattgttagtatataaaaaaccaactgatttttgtatgttggtcTTGTACCCTGTAACTTTGCCAGATTTATTAGTTCTAACTAtttttgtagactttttttttttttttttttttaaagaacaaaaaaatctcaCTGGCAAATAAGCAacccagggaaagaaaaaggataacTAGGCTTCATGAAGACAGGAATGTTGAAGCTATTTTCTGAGGTTGGTCTCTCTCTAGGGTTATATAACCTATCAAGTCCACTTCATTCTTGCCAGCTTCCCCAGCTTACACATGGCCCACCATTCGTGCTCTAGTCCCATGTTGGGagtagtttacttaaaaaataaattaaaatatggggtgcctgggtgactcagttggttgaacgtccgacttcagctcaggtcatgatctcatggttcatgggtctgagccccacgttgggctctgtgctgacagctcagagcctgggagcctgcttcagattctgtctccctctctctctgcccctcccctgctggtgcactgtatctctctctctctcaaaaataaacattacaaaaaattttgtaaaaaataaaataagagtaggACTGGAATATCTGTCCCACTGGACTGTTAAATAACTCTGTATTCAATACGTATTAGTTATTATGAGTAGACTACATGTTGGGCACTATGCTAGATATTGGGGATAAAAGATGTATGACACTCCATCTGCCATCAGGGTGTTCATGATCTAGAAggggaaaatataatttacaaataaaaaggggaaaattcatttacaaataaaataatgttacagTAAAAATGTGTGTAAAGGAATGGAAGCTTGAAACAGAATGGCATGTTGGAGATAAATGTAAGGATGTGACATGCTCAGATATGAGATTTAGGTAGTTTGTGAACTGAAGGGAGTGACTCCATAGGGAGGCTATGATAATTCAGGCAAACTCATATGTGACAGAGCAAAAAAGGTTGAACTGGGAGGGTAGCAGTGTAGAATAGAGCCTTGCTGTGCCTAGAAACATGAGCTCCTTTCTCCCACGGCTTGAGACACGACACACTCAGATCATCATGACACACCTTAACCATTTAGGGGGTTCTAAGGAACCCTGTTCAGACATTTTTCAGGCACCGctttatagaggagaaaacaggctcagagatcAAGGCCATTATTGCACTATTACAGGGGCACTATTCACATTGTATTCTATGAAAATGGCCCTCCCTGGAAGACAAACATGAATGATGGCCCCTGAAGTTGTGCATTGTAGCAGCCATGTTGTAAAGGTTACAGCGCGGTAGGTAATGGAACTGATCTCCAACTAAAAACCTGTGCATTTCGTGTtacactatactatactatagtatatactatactatactatactatactatactatactatactatactatactacgTCTATTTATGGGTATATTGCATAGTTAGGTTAAACACAAttacaacaaagaaacaaatcaaaacaccCCAATATGGGTCTTCACAGGAACCTGGTAAGCATATTAAAATTAGTTTAATGGAATCCCACAAATACTAGTTACTTGACAACAAATCAAAGTgcttgttgtatttttttaagtttatttattttgagagagagagagagcgagcgagagagcgagcacaagcaggggaggggcagagagagagggagggtcccaagcaggctccacactgccagtgcagagcccatcatagggctgggctcgaacccacgaactacgagatcatgacctgagccaacaccaagagtcagacacttggccaactgagccacccaggcactccttgctTGATGTAGTCTTAAACCATTACTTAATAGGAAAAATAGGATAAAACAAGTATGGGTCCCAACAATTTACTTTGGGCTTCCCAAGACAGATAAATGAGTAGCTTTACATGATTGGAAAGGACTAATCACAAAAATTAAGACCATGAATGAATTTCTACAGACGTTTCTTTAATTATCCCAAAATTTTAAGGTGAATTTCCCCAGAAAATACTTCTATAGTTATCGCGGCAATAAATACATGACCTTAGTAAAAAGTATACATTTAGTTAtgcttcatatattaaaaactataGAACTAGTATTTATGCCAAGAACACTATTTACAAAAGTTTCATCCATACTCTTACCTATGCCTACTCACTCTAAAGGCAGGAACATTTCTTTGGATTGAGTCAGGATCTCAATATGCTTTGTCCAGGAAAGGGGAAGgtttgaaaatataaagcaaaaaagaatattGGCTCTTTGCACCCAAGAGAGGCCAGCCATTCAGAGTCGTTGTcaatagaataaaaggaaatactgACTGGAGCTCCTCTGGGTCAGTAGTTAAAAtgtgatcaaaaggaaaaagagcagtgcgtgtgtgtgtgtgtgtgtgtgtgtatacatatatatatatatatatatatatatatatatatatatgtatacacacagtaCCATTGTATGTACAGTACCACTGTACCACAGTACAAAAAATGGCCAATACcatttcatatatgtgtgtgtgtgtgtgtgtgtgtgtgtgtgtatagttttatGGATCTTGATAAAAACAGACatttctgaaaacataaaaccactTCCTTGAGAATTTTCAGAAATGAGATTCACCAAACTGCAGGAGCAGAAAAAACGTTAAGATTTAGAAACATCTCACTTTCCTGATGATGAATTTCAGAGCAGTTAGGTCACCTGCCCGAGATCACACAGTTAATGACACAGTCTGGACTAGGACCCAAGTTTCCTGACTTCCAGACGagtgctctttttttaaaaatttgctataCTATCTCTTATATGTCCTTAACCACTTGGAAGTATCCATAACCCTCTCTGCCCCACAATGTACCCCTTAGGGACAGTCAGAAGAACAGAATTCTGGACTATGTAGAATATTTAGAGCTACTGATGTAACAATGGATGAAACATTATGTCAAATAATGACTAGGCTAAAATTCATCTGAGGGTGGGGAGTAGAGAGgaaatacaaaagaaggaaattctgtagACAATAATAAGAGAAGCACAAGAGGAAATATTAtcctcttttgttattttattactgttaCTTTATTTTGTAGTTAAGtccatatattatataaaacagaacaggaaaaatgaacaaatttataaaataaattgaagtgtctggatgaaaaaaatacaagagcTTTGCCTTCTTGTCTATAGATCTCTTGATATGTTGTTGGTCTTGCACTTTAGATATCAAATAAAGATATCTAGCTTGAAACAAAAGCTGATATGCTACAAGGTTAAGCCACAGTTAGTTTGCTGGTAGGCCAGGAAATGACAGGTTTTCTAAATCTTATCCTTAAATATTGGCTATAACAAATGCTGATATGGCAAAATGCAAGCTTTTATCATCAGACAGCAAGAGGGAATCTTGAATTAATGAATGCAACTTACCTCCGAGTCTTCTGAAAGgaggtgaaaaaataaatactgtattttaccAGTGTCCCCCCAAAAGCATTACTCTAAGCATGCAGGAGGATGCTGTGAGCAGCTACAACAGTAAGATCCAATCCAGAGGTAGGTTCAAGACCAATAGTAGGAGAGTGGTTGAAGAAATCCTCCTGGGGCCAGTACCATTTCATAGAATGACATTTTGTGCTGGGGAATGAGTCTATGGCCTATCTTGTTCTGACTCAAAAGAACATTCCTCATTTTAACCTTGCTGGAAACAGGTATTTTTGCACCTGCTATTAAGAACAGCTAGTATACAGGATAAGGCTGGCATAAAATTATTTAGCAAGCACATGCTAGCTATTCCAGTTTGAAATCTACCAAACTATAAAATTAACGGGGAAATAAAAAGTTGAAGATGGAGTTGTTGTTCCTCAAGATGGGGGAAAAATGTCTTACAAAAAGAGGGGATTAGGCACTCACTTAACTCTATATGGAGAACATCCTTCTCAGGCTAGGTAGAAGATGAGGAAGAGCATTACCAAAGGCTGACCAGGCCACTGGGAGaccaaagggagagggaaaaaggcaTTTAGGAAGAAAGCTAGAAGAAAATCTTCTGGGTCTGACTAGTTAAGTGAATCTAAGGCAACCACACCAAAGATATGCTATCCACTATGCCAACATGGAGCTGGTGGCAAAATATCTCAAGACATTTTAAACCCAgagaaatgtatgaaaaatacGTTAACCAAGCAAATTAACCAAACTTCCAAGGGTAAAATCTCCTCAGATCTGAAATCCAAGATACTCACTTTTCATTAATTCTCTgcattattagaaaaaaataaaaagtaacaaatgtaaagatctgttttatttctactgggggaagaaggaggatAAATAGACTGTTTTCCAATTTGCTCTCCACtgtatacacacatacccacacacatacatacacatacacacaccaaaaatactccaacaaaaaacaaaacaaaaaactgagaatcAAACACCAAAACACCCTCAAACTGCACCAATACTTCGTATTTTGACCAAAAGAATAGATCCTGGGAGGAAGTGCAAAATGCAAAATCAAATGACCGAAAAATGCTGAACAAACAGCattattaatatacaaaatatttatattactgaACTAGTAACAGTTGATGTTCTCCATGTCTGTAAAACTTTGGAACCACATAGCTGATTTGTTAAATCTAGTCCATGCCAGCTTCCAAAcaccagaaaaaattttttagttagCTTCATTCTTCGATGCCTCATCAAAATTTTCTACgagatctggaaaaaaataaaaaaggaaatgagtaaaagatacaagaaaaaaaaagtggtaaattAAATTCCTAACTTCTAAccctaataaaaacaaaattgttgcTACTAGAATTAGCCTGAAAACATACAGGACAAGAGGCAGAAATGAACTGGTGGCATTTCACTTATTAATAATGCTTCctttatctgctttttttttttctatctcaagcaggctccacgctgagtgtggagcccaacacagggctcgatcccacgaccctgggatcatgacctgagctggtattaagagttgtatgctcaaccgactgagccacccaggcgccccccatttatctgtttttaaaacagtaatcCTAACGAAATGTAAGTCTTTTTTTAGTCTATGCAAACTACTAAGGTGAACAGCATTTTTATGTGTCAATCATAATTCCCACAGAAATGTAACAATAACTAAGCAAATTTATAATTACAGTGATTCTAATTTAATAAACACAGGTAGCAGAGCTTTGTGTTACAATTTCTGATTCTAAGTTCTAAATGGgagggctttttttctttttcattagatGTATCCATATTGTCGTGAATCAGTTTAAATTTATGAGCTTACCATCAACAAAAACTGAAACTCATTATACAATGAATTAAATGTGATAAACAGGCTGCTAAAAAtcttaaaactaaagaaatgtcACTTACCTGGAACATCATCATCCTCCTCATCAATGTCTTCTGGTTTTGGTGCTTTGCTATCCAACACTAcgaaaagtttattttaaaattagtccTGAAGAATAAAGGCCTTCATAGAACACttgtaatatttattctttctgtctAAATCTTATATAGTTGTTTGGAAAAAGCTAAAGATTGTCTGATCTAATACCATATTTTTTACTTAATAGTAAAATCAAAACTTTAACTTCATTAGGCATATACTAAATATAGCTGGCAATTTCAATGGGTAGTCAaggtaaaatttatatgaaaaatgaaataattcaggaTGAGTTGGAATAAAAACACATTAcagttaatttattctttaaattccATATGCTCCAAGTCAAAAGTCGATATTCAAGACCTTTTCCATCTCTTTCGGTGTAAGAAAGTATCTAGCTACTGAAATAACAGGCTCTTTGATTTTTAGGGGTGAGAAGACACATTTGAAACCAGGACTATCTTGGAAATTCAGAACTTATGGTTGCTGCACCTATAGAACAATCaacaatattaaacaaaaatatagttCTGTAATAACAGTATCTTCTTGTCATTAGTCAGAAGCGAATAGTAAATATTGTCCATAAAATGTGGTCTGCAGATCCTGGCACCTTCCTTTTAGGTAATTACCTCTCATATCTGTATTACTACTGAAATGTATCTGAATATTCAGTATGCTACACTGCataattattaaagaaacaaactcaaaaaattatgaaacatataagcaaagcaacatttttaaaagtaaaatttacatgCAAGCAAATCCTTCCAGTATAAAATGGAAAACCTTTTAAATCATTAGGTTCTTTAAACAGAGGTGGAGAAGGAAAGACACTAAACTGAAATACCTACCTTGCCGAGGGAACTGTTCAGCTAACTTCCTAAGACTTGttaagctgtcagcaccaagctgACTTAATATTCCAGGAAGCATTTCTGTGATTGGTTTGGCTTCTGCATGACCAGTAATTGCAAAGGTGTTAGCAGAAAGGGAAGCTTGGACTTTGGGATTGTTGAAATGGATAACTGTCCCATCATCTTTAATCATGTTCACCTGTATGATCACAGAAGCAAAATGTACATCACATATTTGGTACAACTAAAACAGTATCTGTTTAAATAACAATTTAGccaattacatttgttttttgtttgtttttttttaacaatcccAAGGTAGTAAGCAGTAGATATGGGTGGAAAAAGACCCTAATGACAAAGTAAAATGGTGCAGGTGGCAcagattacattttattatagaaTCTAGATTTTAAATTCAAAGACTTCTACTATGAAAAAGAAGTTTatgaccatattttaaaaataatggaagttATCAGCCAAGAACTGCCTTGTTAATGAAATTACCCAGTATCTTAATCAATTTACACTATCAAACTAAATTGGTACAGATACCATTTGGTGGGGTAGCATCTTACTTAGGCAACAGGTTGTAAAGGGGAAATGGCGTATGGTAAAAACAACCATGGAAGATCCATAAAGAGCATCAGAAATTTAATCAGGTGTTTCACTCCTTTGAACACttaataaatttacaaaaatttcaACTTGTTCTCACCATGTCATTCTGTGAAAAGGATTTTGTCAGTTCCTCTAACTCCTAAATGTAGCTTCTCAACAACCTTTAATAACCCTTGTAAATGTCAAAGAAGCTCTCCAAACTTGCCTGGCCACCTGAACATGCTTTATCAATTACCAGGAAATCTTTAAAACTATCCTCACATTCTTTCGGTAGCTTTCACCAACATGAATCAACTGTTTCAGATTTGATTTTATCCATTGCCTGGGACTTGCTGAAAAGGAAGGTTAAACAtgtgctatttaaaatatttttctctctcactcatgtACTTTCTTATTTGTGTTTTAGTGGTGTTAAATTTGTATAAGTTAAAAGTGTAAATAATGTGATTCCACTATGTAGTTGATTCCACTTGGACAAGTTACCTTGGTGGTAACATGCTCATTATATAAAAAGGCTAGGAGAGTTAACTCTTGGCTAATTTAGAAGCATTTCATGATCTATCCAAAAACTACCCTTGTCACAATCAAGCAGAGATGCTGTGTATTCTCCATGGTCAGTGGAAGTGGGCTTTTCTTCCTCAAAGGTGATCATCACCACTGATAGCATCAGAAAGGAATGGGAACAAAGGGGCTTCTAAATTTCAGGAAAGACCTggaacacagagaaaataaaggcaTATCCCCTGGAAAATTATAACTAAGCTCCACAAATAATTTCCCAAATTTTCTCTGACAAAAATTACTATTTGAATTCTTTATCTTTCCCAGTATCAGTATTATACTTAAGGTTCCATTATGCATATTACACACAGTAAGCATTCAATCCAACTGTTCTGAACAAATACCATTAtgagtttaaaataatttatactgactttagaaaaagataaaattatatagtTCTGAAGGTATAAGTTTAGGtagaaaagtttttaatgttaaagTGGCTGAAAATTTGGAAGAGGAACGGCTTGAGAAGGAGGTGGCACAGTGGATATGAAATGGGATGTTGTTCTGTATCTATCCTAGAATTACATAATTCTAGTATGGGAAATGAATAAAGATACCGTAGGACTCCATTTTCCAAATCAAGACCAAATCACATAATTTTAATAAAGGATTTCTACAATATTTCCAGGACTGAAAAGTCTGAAATATTAGCAtttgagatattttttatttacagatgTTAAAGTCATAAGAGATTTTGAAATCAATATTGTTCCAAAAGTCATGCCATATATTTGTTGAACTTAAGAGGTTTTCTAGTTCAAATCCCGTGagagaaataaatactaaaggCAAGAGCTCTTGGCTAAGCAAATATTCAAAGATAAATAGTTACATGCAAACCTAGAACTTGAACCTGGGTTCCCAACTTTGTTTAGTTTCCTTCCTATGatgtcattcttttattttttttaaatgtttttaaagttttgcctttattttaattcaagttaacatacagtgttatattagtttcaggtgtacaacatagtgatttaacatttACATACATCACCTGGTGTCCATCatagcaagtgccctccttaatccccatcaactatttaacccatccccccatgcACCTCTCTAGTAActatcagtttgctctctatagttaaaagtctgtttcttggttggcctctctccctctgcatgtgtcattctcattcttaaaattgtttatttgccTTTAAGAATTCAATTCTTTGGCCCCATGAAAGCTTGCCAGCAATTTATCTCAGAATATAGGCTAAGTGgagaatgtaaaagaaaactgACACAGATATATGGATAATATATATCTTGCTAGCTACAAAACAAGAAGCTAACacagggccaaaaaaaaaaaaaatcatgatttttcttctgttcaaGCTTCTTTATCAAAGGCTAAATATTAAGTCATATCTTAGTAGTTTAAAATATGCTGAGTTTAGTGTGAAAAGCAGGATGAATTCCATCTCAgactgtaaaacagaaataaatttataaatggttgttttaaatGGGGTTGCACAAAAGATGTAGCTTCATGAAGAGAAAGGTCCAGAAAGGGGTGAAGaatttagttaaatttttttaatgtttttatttatttaaaaaaaatttttttttcaacttttttttttaatttacttttgggacagagagagagcatgaacgggggaggggcagagagagagggagacacagaatcggaaacaggctccaggctccgagccatcagcccagagcctgacgcggggctcgaactcacagaccgcgagatcgtgacctggctgaagtcggacgcttaaccgactgcgccacccaggcgcccctgtttttatttattttttagacagagagagacagagcatgaacaggggaggggcagagagagagggagacacagaatctgaagcaggctccaggctctgagctgtcagcaaagagcctgatgcggggctcaaactcatgagatctcaaactgtgagatcatgacctgagccgaagtcggaagctcaactgactgagccacccaggcgccccaagtttagtTAATTTTAGAATAGAAAATGAAGTACTTTAAGTTAAAGAaggccaaaatattttatttctatctacCATTCCTTCCTCTCTACTGAGCAAATAACATGATTATATAAGGCTTCTAAACTCAAGCTATTAGAAA
The sequence above is drawn from the Neofelis nebulosa isolate mNeoNeb1 chromosome 2, mNeoNeb1.pri, whole genome shotgun sequence genome and encodes:
- the BTF3L4 gene encoding transcription factor BTF3 homolog 4 isoform X2, which translates into the protein MIKDDGTVIHFNNPKVQASLSANTFAITGHAEAKPITEMLPGILSQLGADSLTSLRKLAEQFPRQVLDSKAPKPEDIDEEDDDVPDLVENFDEASKNEAN
- the BTF3L4 gene encoding transcription factor BTF3 homolog 4 isoform X1, encoding MNQEKLAKLQAQVRIGGKGTARRKKKVVHRTATADDKKLQSSLKKLAVNNIAGIEEVNMIKDDGTVIHFNNPKVQASLSANTFAITGHAEAKPITEMLPGILSQLGADSLTSLRKLAEQFPRQVLDSKAPKPEDIDEEDDDVPDLVENFDEASKNEAN